In the genome of Cupriavidus malaysiensis, one region contains:
- a CDS encoding 5-carboxymethyl-2-hydroxymuconate Delta-isomerase — translation MPHVTIELTENTRLNRSQEELLDEVNAALLASGQFQEADIKSRCITLPVYRQGTEARERAFVHARLCILDGRELATRRALGQAVCDVIAEAVRPLAGGEVQVSVEVAEMERASYAKQVITSAS, via the coding sequence ATGCCGCACGTCACCATCGAACTCACGGAAAACACCCGCCTGAACCGCTCGCAGGAAGAGCTGCTCGACGAGGTCAACGCCGCCCTGCTGGCCAGCGGCCAGTTCCAGGAAGCCGACATCAAGTCGCGCTGCATCACCCTGCCGGTCTACCGCCAGGGCACCGAGGCGCGCGAGCGTGCCTTCGTCCATGCACGCCTGTGCATCCTCGACGGGCGCGAGCTGGCCACGCGCCGCGCGCTCGGCCAGGCCGTATGCGACGTCATCGCCGAAGCCGTGCGCCCGCTGGCCGGCGGCGAAGTGCAGGTGAGCGTGGAAGTGGCCGAGATGGAGCGCGCCAGCTACGCCAAGCAGGTCATCACCAGCGCGAGCTGA